Within the Thermosynechococcus sichuanensis E542 genome, the region AGTTCTCCTTGGGCACTGCGTTCAAGCCGCAGGTCAGGGTTCTGCCGACAGAGTTGCTCGAATACATCATCAGTGAGCTGGAGGGTGGGGCGGAGGTTGAGGGCGATCATGGGAAACGTGAACATTTGAGTCGTTTCGCTTTTGTCAAAACCGCACTGCCCTAAAGGACAGGGATTCCTACGGCGTTCAGGCACGGCATTGAGCTGCCCCTGATTCGCTTCGGTGGGTTCCTGGGCCGAGCGCGCAACCGCTGCTCGTGTCTCCTCAGGTGTAACTTCCGGCATGTCCTGCCGTAGGCCATAAATAGCAATTTGATTATAGGACAGCTGCGCCGTTCGCGCTATCTTTCCCCGCCCTGAACGGCGGGGCTTCCCTTCGCTTTTGTCAAAATCGCATTGCCGCCTTTGCTCCCTCTCTATTTAGGCAGTTTTGTAAACCAGTTCTTTTTCGTCTTGTCAAGCTGGCCTTGCACCATACCGGAAACCATACTAAAGTCTGCCCCACAAATATCAGCACCGGTAAAGTTGGCGCCTGAGATCGAGGCATCCAGAAACTTAGCCCCCCTTAAGATTGCCTTTTCAAAGTTAGCTTGCACGAGGTAGGCGCCGCACAGATTGGCATCACTGAGGTTAGCCCCTTGGAAATTGGCTTCCCGCAAAACAGCATTCGCCAAAATACAGCCCTTCAAATCCGCATTGGTAAAATTGGCATTGGCAAAGTTGGCACCTGACAGATCCGCATTGCGGAGGACAACGTTGGAGAGATCCACATCCACAAAATCCCGCTCTCCTCGCTTGTAGGCTGTGAGCACCTGTGTCGCTGTCATCCGTGGTGCGACTTTGGCGCGCAGATGCTGTCCTGGACCGGTACCCACCACTGGTGGCCCTCCCAATTGGGAGCCTGTCATCCGCGATTGGCGGATTCGAGCTGCTTGGGCATTTTGGCTCACAGAGGAGGCATAACTAGGGCGTTTCGTTACCCCTGGAACACGGGGATGGCCTTGACTGGGCGGTGCTGAAAGGGCATTACTGAGATCGTCGTCTTCTGCAGCAATGCTAGGGGCAGCCACAGCAGTTGTTTGCTTGGATTCTAGGAGTTGTAAATCCGCAAGGACATCTATTGCACTTTGGTAGCGGTTTTTAACCGCATCTTCCAACATTTTGTCCAAGATGGCAGCAAACTCAGGGGAGATATTTTTGACGTGCCGCTTCCAATGCCATTCCCCCGTGCGCGGATCCCGTTCAATTTCCTTGGGGGATTTACCCGTGAGGAGATAGACACAGGTGACACCTAGGGCATAAATATCGCTGGCATAGATGGGACGCATGGCCATTTGCTCTGGCGGCGCATACATCGGTGTTCCCACAGCAAAACTAGTGAATGTGGATAGCTCTGGCGCATTTTCCACCATCGCTTGGGTGACTTTGTCTTTGACTGCACCAAAATCAATGAGTACTAGCTTATTGTCAATTTCACGGCGGATGAGGTTGGCGGGCTTAATGTCACGGTGAATCACACTATTTTTGTGCAGGTAATCAAGAATAGGCAACACTTCCTGCAACACCTGCTTCACCTCTGCCTCGCTTTTGGGACCAAAGCGTTTCACCTCCTGTTGCAAGGTGAGACCAGCAACATATTCTTGAACTAGATAAAACTCATTTTCATTTTCAAAATAACCAAGGAGACGAGGCAGTTGTGGGTGATTACCGACTTTGCCGAGGGTAGTCGCTTCCCGCAAAAAGAGTTCCCGTGCCATGGCCAAGATATGGGGTGCAGTGGCGGCTGGCCGCAATTGTTTAATGACACAACTGGGATTACCAGGCAGCTTTGTATCAATAGCGAGATAAGTCGTTCCAAAGCCTCCCCGCCCCAGCACTTTAATTGCCTTATATTGATCATTCAGTAACAGTTTGCTACCACAGGCTTGACAAACATCTACATCGTCGGGGTTATCTGGTTTGACGCAGTTCGGATTTAGGCAGTAACTCATAAGCAGCCAAGGGGATGAACAGCACGTTCAACAGGGAGAGAAGGGCGAGAGGCTTTAATGGAAGCAACAATGATAGAGTGACCTGTTTTCAAGTCAAAGCTTAAAAAAGGATGCTCCCACCGCCAGCATAATTGAGTAGCTTCCACAGGATGACTCCGTACTTTTACGATACTCTTTTTTCTTTGCCTCACCGTATCCGTGAAATTACGGAAGTTTGACAGAAAGCTGACAGCCCTTTCCTAAAAGATGGGACGCATAAGGAGAAAGCTGAGCCTGCTCGACAGTCGCTTTGACGGTTTTGCGGGTTTCCCAACCTTGTGAAAAGAGCCTTCGGTATGATACAAGGGTAGCACTTCATTATCCCTGCTGTGGCTTTGGCTATGACCCCGTTTGTGACAACTGAGGCTAAGGACTCTCTGTGCGATCGCCAGCAGGTTTTGGCATGGCTCACGGAAAATGTGCCAGCACCCCGACTACAACATATCCTGCGGGTAGAAACAATGGCGGCAGAGCTAGCCCTACACCACGGCTTGGATGTGGATCGCGCGGCTTGGGCTGGGTTGCTCCATGATTTGGCGAAATACTTTCCCCCAGAGCGGTTGTTAAGTATGGCACGGGAGGCGGGGCTAGCCATTACAGAGGTAGATGAAGCAGATCCCCACTTGCTCCATGCCGATGTCAGTGCTTTGGTGGCGCGGCAGCAATTTGGTGTGACTGATGAGCAGGTCTTAGCAGCCGTCGCTAATCACACCTTGGGTCGACCGGGAATGGATGCCTTGAGTTGTGTTGTTTTTCTGGCGGATAGTTTGGAGCCGGGGCGAGGCCAGACGGTGGAGCTAGAGGAATTGCGCAAGGTGGCTCAGCAAAATTTACAGGAGGCGGTGTGGCGGGTGTGCGATCGCACGCTGTTGTGGCTGGTTGATCAGCATCGCTTAATTCACCCACGCATGATCCTGACCCGCAATTGGGCAATGCAGGTGGCACCAGCAAAACCGAAAAAGAGCGAAAAGAAAGGCACCGCCAAGGTTTAGAGGCTTGCTACCCTAGAAAGCAGGGTTGATCTCGGAGTTGCATTATGACCACCGCTTCAGCAAGGGCTGTCCCCGGTATTTTCTCAGGGGAATTCGTTCAGGAAACGTTGGCTTTAACCCGTCGCCTGTTTATCCAACTGCAACGGCGCCCTTCAACACTGGTGGCGGGGGTGGTACAACCTTTGATTTGGCTCATCCTCTTTGGTGCCCTCTTCCAGAATGTGCCGCAGGGTCTCTTTGGGGAGAGTACTAACTATGGCCAGTTTCTCTGCGCTGGGATTATTGTCTTTACCGCTTTTAGTGGTGCCCTCAATGCGGGGTTGCCGGTGATGTTTGACCGTGAGTTTGGCTTTTTGAATCGCTTGTTGGTGGCACCGTTGGCCTCGCGGTTTTCAATTGTTCTCGCCTCGGCGTTGTTTATGACCACCCTGAGTTTGATTCAGGTGGTGGCGATCGCCAGCTTGGGGGTACTGCTGGGAACGGGGCTACCGAATTTAGCGGGCATTGGCGTTGTCTTAGCAACGGTATTGATTTTAGTCTTTGGCGTGACAGCCTTGAGCCTCGGACTCACCTTTGCCCTGCCGGGACACATTGAGCTATTGGCCGTGATTTTTGTGATCAACCTGCCGTTACTTTTTGCCAGTACTGCTTTGGTGCCCCTGTCGTTTATGCCCCGCTGGTTGCAGTGGATTGCCAGCCTCAACCCCCTCAGTTTGGCTATTGAACCGATTCGCTATGTCTATCTGCATTCCGATTGGCGGTTGAGCGATGTGGTGATGGTGGCTCCTTGGGGGTCACTGAGCTTAGGTGCCGCCCTACTGATCCTCTTGGCTGTTGCCCTAGGGATGATCTTCCTGATCCAACCCCTACTGCGGCGGCGTTTGGCCTAGACCACCCGCAGTGTGAAGCCTTGGGTACACCACTCCCGCACATCCAAGCAAAACTCATTCCCCTCCGGCTCACTGCTGAGATCCGCTAGCAGGCCGAGAACCAAGGCAAGACTATCCTCACCAGCAATCAGCAATGGCTCTGAGTGGCTAGGGTGGCTACTGAGTTGACTAAAACGAGTCAGGGGGCGGGGGCTGCTGATGATAAAGACCTTGAGCCATTGGCAAGGGCGATTCAGCGTCCACGTATAAAGGGGAATATTCAAGCCCGGCGCAACCACCAACTGCCATGACTGTGTTTGCAGCGGCAGCAGGAGAATGCCCTGACTGCTATCCCATGCAAAGGCGACAATGTTGAGGGGGCGATCGCTATAGTTGTAGAGGCTCCAGCGACAGGTATCCCCCTTAGCCAAGGTGAGGGGAGTCTCTAAATTTGTGGGCGGCAGTTTGGTGCTCAGGACATCCGGAAGGGGATTGGGGCTGCGGGGGGGGGATTGGCGGCTCAAGAGTTTTGCCGTCGGCGATATTTGTTCGAGGGTTGTACACACGGCCACCTGACTGGAGGTGGGATTGAGCGTTAGCGTTAGCCATTTCTGGGCTAGTAGGGCGTTGAGCAGGGGATTCAGACGACGAATGCCGGCTTTGGCGGCTTCATTGGTGCCACTACAACTGTGTTGAAGCAAGGTTCCCACTGGCCACTCCAGCCCATAGCTGCCCACTGTCTCACTTTTGGTGAGAACCACATCGGGCAGGGGATCACTACTGTTGAGGACGGCAACTTTTTCTTCATTGGTCAGGGCATTGATGGCATCTACTCGCTCAATTTTGCTGAGGTTGGTGTCGAGGGCCACGTGCAGATGGAGATTTTTCCCTAAACGTCGCTGTTGCTCGTAGAGGCGATCACCCACTTGCAAAGGCTGACTACTGACGCCTTGAGCCATCAGGCCATTAAAACTTGTCATGTCAACAATGGCGGCACCATCGGCAGTGCTCCAGCGACTGTGGGGATGACAATGGGCTAATAGCCAAGGACTGAGGCCGCCACACCAAATCTGAAGGGCGCGATCGTGGCTCGTTCCTTGCACTACCCCATCAAAGCCGGGGGATAGGGGGGCATTCGCCGGCAATCCATCGCTGACTAGATGAATTTCTGCCCCCGTTTGCCAGCGCAGTTCATCGGCTGTGTACATGAGACTGGTTGCCAAGGGGCGATCGCCCCCCAAAGCCGCTAGATAATGGCTCAAACTAGCAGTGAAGAGTCCCATAGGAACGCCATTCAGGTGCGTTTCTACCCCCAAATCTGCCCAGAGCAGATGATCTTTGGGAACTGAGCCTACGCCACGGGTCTCTACAGGCTGCAACGGCACAAACCGCCAGCGCAACGTCTCCCCCTCAGTGGGTGGCGGGCTAAAGCGAGTATCCAGCCATACCTGTACCCCTTTGGTACGCAGTAATTCAGCAAGCGGTAAGATGCCCTCACCTGCTGTTGTGGCATCGGCGAAAACCAGTGCTGGTTGTTGCTGCCAAAGCGTGCCGTAGCCACTAAAGTAAACCAACAGGGGCTGACCAGCCTGGGCCAGTACCCCTAGGGTTTCTTGAACTGCATCGAGGGTTGCCGCCTGTTCCGTCAGGAGTCTAATGTCACTGTCCGCCAGCCCCCAGCCATCTAGCAATAGGTTTTTCACTAGCTCAACATCCGTTAGACAACCGCCTAAAGGGGGCACGCCCGCCAACTGGGGATAGTGGTTAATGCCAATCAGGAGTGCGCGCCATGGGCGAAGAGAGTCTGCTAAGGCGCCGCCTGCGGTTTGCCAAATCCACGGCATCAGTGTCAGTGCCGCAGCACCGTACAAAAAAGAACGACGGCTTAACCTCATGCCTTACCTCCCAACACGCCCATCCTCAGGTTCGAGCACAGGCACGACAACACTATGAATTAGGACTAGTTCTATTCTCAAAGGTTGTGGCGGCAATTCAGCGCCCAGCGAGCATAAAACGTCAATATTTCCTAGGGGTCTTCCCCCCGCACAATGAAGCAGACACGCTGGCCAATGGTGGTCGCATCATCACCCATGCGCTCAAGGTTGTGAATGACCAGCAGCAGGATCAAGCGCAATTCCACTGACTCTTGGGGATTCAAAGGGGCACACAGTCGCCCATAGAGACGTTGGTAGTCGGCGTCAACGGCATCATCGCAGTTGGCAAGGGCTATACCGATCTCAGGATCCAAATTGGCAATGGCGGATAGTGCCTCTGATAGCAACAGTTGCGATCGCTGGAACATGACGCGGATGTCCTCAAGGTAGGGTGGGGGCGGATAGCGCAGCAGCGTTTGACCGGCGCGGCCAATTTCAAGGGCATAATCGCCAATTCGCTCTAGATCGCGGCAGAGGTGCGACAGCACGACCAAAAATCGGAGATCCTCGGCCACAGGGGCTTGCAATGTCAGCAGGGCGATCGCCTCACGATTGAGTTCTTGGGCACTGCGGTCAATCTCCTGCTCCCTTTGGATCAACTGCTCCATACTGCGGAAATCTCGCTCAATTAAGACACCATAGGCCAACTGACAGGCACTTTCGACTCGTGTCCCCAGTCGCAGCAAGTCACTGCGCAGACGTTGTAATTGCCGTTCAAAATGGGTGGTCACAGCCTCAGACCAGCTCTTTGTAACATTAAGCCTAATAAATGCTGAATGCCTATCACCCAGGGGGACGCCAGTAGTTATTGGCAGTCAAGATGCCCTTCGGGGCTACACGAAGCATCCCCCCAGCAGTAATGGCGCAGTTGCAGGAGCGCCTCCAAAACCCCAGTAAGTTTGACAGCTATATGGCCATTGTTCAGTGAGGACACTACAGTGCTTTTCTATGGGGTACATCAAAGGAAACAGGAGACTATCCTAGGCTAGCTGCTGCGGTGTTGAGCAGGTGCCATCGTTGCGACAAGAACTGTAAAGTGATAGCAAAAGACTGTTAGGCTTCTAAATGAGCTAAATTAGGAGACCCCAATTCATGGACGCGGGTTTACCCTCCCTATTTGAAGTGTGTACCCCCCGTGGGGATGTCCGTCAAGGGCAAATCGTTGAGTCAGATTTTGCAGCGGATTTAGCGCAGGTGATTCGCGGTCAGGCACCACCCGCCTATCAAGACCCACAGCAATTTTTCGCTCATACCCATCCTACGCGGGGGCTACGGCAATTGCTCACCAGTGTTTGCCAGCGACTTCAGGGCAGTCATGAGCAGGTGGGAGCAATTTTTCGCCTTGATACCAGCTATGGTGGGGGAAAAACCCATGCGCTCATTGCCCTGTGGCATATCTTAGGCAATCCTGCCAACGTTAGTCACCTTAGTGAGTTTATTGATCCAGCTCTACTGCCTCGGCAAAGGGTGCAGGTTGCTGCTTTTGATGGCGAAAATGCGGATCCCCTCAACGGTCGCCAGTTGGCACCGGGCATTTTGGCACGCACGCCCTGGGGGGAAATTGCATGGGCATTGGCAGGACAGGAGGGATATGAGCGGGTTCGAGCCAGTGATCAGGCGGGAATTGCACCGGGAGCCGAGACCCTACGGGAGTTGTTTGGCGATCGCCCAACGCTGATTTTATTGGATGAGTTGGCAATTTACCTGCGTAAGCAAAAGGGAACGCTCCAACAGCGGGGGGCACAACTGGCTGCGTTTTTGACGGCCTTGTTTAAGGCAGTGGAATCCTCGCCCCAAGCGGTTGTGGTCTATACCCTTGCCATTGGCAAAGAGGGGAAGGCGATTGATGCCTATGCGGAAGAAAATCAGGCGATCGCCAACATGATGGCGGAACTGAGTAGTATTTCTGCCCGCAAGGCAACGCTACTGGATCCCACCGGTGAGGATGAAACGGTAAAGGTCTTGCGGCGCCGTCTCTTTGAGCAGATTGATGATGCACAGGCAAAAATGATTTTGCAGGCCTACCAGCAGGTATGGCAGCAGCATAAGGAGGTCATTAGCTATCGTGGGGATGTCGCTAGTCAGCTTGAAGCCTTTCAAAAGGGGTTTCCGCTGCACCCGGAACTCATCCAAACCCTACGGGAAAAGACAGCAACACTGAGTAACTTTCAGCGGGTACGGGGGATGTTGCGTCTGTTGGCACGCACGGTTGCCCAACTGTGGCAGGAGCAGCCGACAGCCACCTATGCCATTCACCTCCATCACCTCGACCCCAGCAATCCCCTGATTCGCACCGAAATCACGGTACGCCTAGGACAACATCAGTTTCAGTCGGCGATCGCTGCCGATGTGGGAGCGGTTCCCGGCGAACCCCCTGCCCTTGCCCAAGCTCTTGATCGCCAGTTCTATCGGGGCTTGCCCCCCTACCATGCCTTTGTGGCACGGGCCATATTGTGGCACTCCCTGGCCTTTAATGACCCCCTTAAGGGCTTAACCCGCGAGCAATTGCGTTATTCGCTCCTAGGGCCGGGGCTGGATGTGAGCTTTATTGATGATGCGGTGCGGCGGTTTGTCCAGGAATCCGCCTATTTGGACGATCGCCCGAATGCGCCGCTGCGCTTTGCCACAGAACCAAACCTCACTCAACTGATTCGCCGTCACGAGCTACAGGTGGATCCCGGGCAAGTGCGCTCAGAACTGAATGATCAAATTCGCCAGAGTTTTGAAGGGGGAGTGCTACAGCTCATTCCCTTTCCGGCTGGCCCCCATGAGGTGCCCGATGACACGAATAATGGCAAGCCCTATCTGGTGGTGATTGGCTACGATGCCGAAGCAGTGACCGCACAGCAGGTACAGGTGCCTCCTTTGGTGCAGCGGCTCTTTTTGGAGAAAGGGGGCAGTGGGGCGGTACGTCTCAATCGCAATCACTTGGTATTTTTGTGTGTGGATGCTGAAGGTCGCGATCGCATGCAGGAACAAATGCGACACTATCTAGCGATTCGCGAGTTGTTGCGATCGCCCACCTTTGCCCAATTGCCTGACTATCAACAAACCCGCCTCAAGGATAGGGAAAACCAAGCGCGATCAAACGCCATTATTGCTGTCCAGCAGGCCTACCGCCATCTCTTTTATCCGTCGGCTATTCGCCTAGAGGGGGCAACCGTGGATCTCGCCCACGCGGTGATTGAGGGCACCAAGAGTGCGGAAGCCCATGGCCGAGGACAAAAGCCGATCCTGCAGGTGCTGCGGGAGAGCAACAAGCTGCGGTTACCAGAGGATGCCCCCGATGGGCCGACCTATATTCGTGACAAGACCCCTCTGCGCCAAGGGAAAATGAGCACAGCGGCACTACGGCTGGAATTTTACCGCGATCCTAAGCTGCCGATGCTGGTGGGGGATGAGGTGTTTCTGCGGGGCATTATCCAAGGCATTGAGGCGGGCGTTTTTGTCTATCAGTTTGGGGACTTGCTCTGGGGACAAGGGGATGCAGCGGCAACGTTGAAGATTGATGAGAATGCCTATGTCTATACCACAAGCTATGCCACTGAGCAGGGGATTTGGCCGCGATCGCCCGCCCCTAGCCCTTCAGTTATCACGTACTCCCCCTCTCCAGAACGCAGCGGC harbors:
- a CDS encoding ATP-binding protein, with the protein product MDAGLPSLFEVCTPRGDVRQGQIVESDFAADLAQVIRGQAPPAYQDPQQFFAHTHPTRGLRQLLTSVCQRLQGSHEQVGAIFRLDTSYGGGKTHALIALWHILGNPANVSHLSEFIDPALLPRQRVQVAAFDGENADPLNGRQLAPGILARTPWGEIAWALAGQEGYERVRASDQAGIAPGAETLRELFGDRPTLILLDELAIYLRKQKGTLQQRGAQLAAFLTALFKAVESSPQAVVVYTLAIGKEGKAIDAYAEENQAIANMMAELSSISARKATLLDPTGEDETVKVLRRRLFEQIDDAQAKMILQAYQQVWQQHKEVISYRGDVASQLEAFQKGFPLHPELIQTLREKTATLSNFQRVRGMLRLLARTVAQLWQEQPTATYAIHLHHLDPSNPLIRTEITVRLGQHQFQSAIAADVGAVPGEPPALAQALDRQFYRGLPPYHAFVARAILWHSLAFNDPLKGLTREQLRYSLLGPGLDVSFIDDAVRRFVQESAYLDDRPNAPLRFATEPNLTQLIRRHELQVDPGQVRSELNDQIRQSFEGGVLQLIPFPAGPHEVPDDTNNGKPYLVVIGYDAEAVTAQQVQVPPLVQRLFLEKGGSGAVRLNRNHLVFLCVDAEGRDRMQEQMRHYLAIRELLRSPTFAQLPDYQQTRLKDRENQARSNAIIAVQQAYRHLFYPSAIRLEGATVDLAHAVIEGTKSAEAHGRGQKPILQVLRESNKLRLPEDAPDGPTYIRDKTPLRQGKMSTAALRLEFYRDPKLPMLVGDEVFLRGIIQGIEAGVFVYQFGDLLWGQGDAAATLKIDENAYVYTTSYATEQGIWPRSPAPSPSVITYSPSPERSGTVNDRPTSTIAPDVSPTLALPQHTFVAEAPLREALTQIWEQARAANVRTLASLEIRLYDPNDAFGILAYVRQLPETKTTVAWQGNYQTVAGSQLDFEYEGDLNDLGPVKDFVAAQMRAASEKELHATYAIAFSKGLELTGNAPEQVTERLCRQGVGAAYVRASASIAT
- a CDS encoding serine/threonine-protein kinase, producing MSYCLNPNCVKPDNPDDVDVCQACGSKLLLNDQYKAIKVLGRGGFGTTYLAIDTKLPGNPSCVIKQLRPAATAPHILAMARELFLREATTLGKVGNHPQLPRLLGYFENENEFYLVQEYVAGLTLQQEVKRFGPKSEAEVKQVLQEVLPILDYLHKNSVIHRDIKPANLIRREIDNKLVLIDFGAVKDKVTQAMVENAPELSTFTSFAVGTPMYAPPEQMAMRPIYASDIYALGVTCVYLLTGKSPKEIERDPRTGEWHWKRHVKNISPEFAAILDKMLEDAVKNRYQSAIDVLADLQLLESKQTTAVAAPSIAAEDDDLSNALSAPPSQGHPRVPGVTKRPSYASSVSQNAQAARIRQSRMTGSQLGGPPVVGTGPGQHLRAKVAPRMTATQVLTAYKRGERDFVDVDLSNVVLRNADLSGANFANANFTNADLKGCILANAVLREANFQGANLSDANLCGAYLVQANFEKAILRGAKFLDASISGANFTGADICGADFSMVSGMVQGQLDKTKKNWFTKLPK
- a CDS encoding ABC transporter permease, which produces MTTASARAVPGIFSGEFVQETLALTRRLFIQLQRRPSTLVAGVVQPLIWLILFGALFQNVPQGLFGESTNYGQFLCAGIIVFTAFSGALNAGLPVMFDREFGFLNRLLVAPLASRFSIVLASALFMTTLSLIQVVAIASLGVLLGTGLPNLAGIGVVLATVLILVFGVTALSLGLTFALPGHIELLAVIFVINLPLLFASTALVPLSFMPRWLQWIASLNPLSLAIEPIRYVYLHSDWRLSDVVMVAPWGSLSLGAALLILLAVALGMIFLIQPLLRRRLA
- the yqeK gene encoding bis(5'-nucleosyl)-tetraphosphatase (symmetrical) YqeK, which codes for MTPFVTTEAKDSLCDRQQVLAWLTENVPAPRLQHILRVETMAAELALHHGLDVDRAAWAGLLHDLAKYFPPERLLSMAREAGLAITEVDEADPHLLHADVSALVARQQFGVTDEQVLAAVANHTLGRPGMDALSCVVFLADSLEPGRGQTVELEELRKVAQQNLQEAVWRVCDRTLLWLVDQHRLIHPRMILTRNWAMQVAPAKPKKSEKKGTAKV
- a CDS encoding caspase family protein, which gives rise to MRLSRRSFLYGAAALTLMPWIWQTAGGALADSLRPWRALLIGINHYPQLAGVPPLGGCLTDVELVKNLLLDGWGLADSDIRLLTEQAATLDAVQETLGVLAQAGQPLLVYFSGYGTLWQQQPALVFADATTAGEGILPLAELLRTKGVQVWLDTRFSPPPTEGETLRWRFVPLQPVETRGVGSVPKDHLLWADLGVETHLNGVPMGLFTASLSHYLAALGGDRPLATSLMYTADELRWQTGAEIHLVSDGLPANAPLSPGFDGVVQGTSHDRALQIWCGGLSPWLLAHCHPHSRWSTADGAAIVDMTSFNGLMAQGVSSQPLQVGDRLYEQQRRLGKNLHLHVALDTNLSKIERVDAINALTNEEKVAVLNSSDPLPDVVLTKSETVGSYGLEWPVGTLLQHSCSGTNEAAKAGIRRLNPLLNALLAQKWLTLTLNPTSSQVAVCTTLEQISPTAKLLSRQSPPRSPNPLPDVLSTKLPPTNLETPLTLAKGDTCRWSLYNYSDRPLNIVAFAWDSSQGILLLPLQTQSWQLVVAPGLNIPLYTWTLNRPCQWLKVFIISSPRPLTRFSQLSSHPSHSEPLLIAGEDSLALVLGLLADLSSEPEGNEFCLDVREWCTQGFTLRVV
- the phoU gene encoding phosphate signaling complex protein PhoU, which codes for MTTHFERQLQRLRSDLLRLGTRVESACQLAYGVLIERDFRSMEQLIQREQEIDRSAQELNREAIALLTLQAPVAEDLRFLVVLSHLCRDLERIGDYALEIGRAGQTLLRYPPPPYLEDIRVMFQRSQLLLSEALSAIANLDPEIGIALANCDDAVDADYQRLYGRLCAPLNPQESVELRLILLLVIHNLERMGDDATTIGQRVCFIVRGEDP